In one Umezawaea sp. Da 62-37 genomic region, the following are encoded:
- a CDS encoding nucleotide sugar dehydrogenase — protein MVRLVVVGQGYVGLPLAVRAAEVGHTVIGYDVDEGRIGMLLAGTSYVEDVSDERLACVVAAGTYVPTANPADLAGFEVAVVTVPTPLLEDVPDLSFVDSAALALAPHVTRGSLVVLESTTYPGTTQDVFGALLEKESGLAPGPDFGLGYSPERIDPGNQYWTFERTPKLVSGVDADSARRVREFYDTVVDTTVPVPSLKTAELAKLIENTFRHVNVALVNEMAVAAQELGVDIWDAIDAASSKPFGFMRFTPGPGVGGHCLPIDPRYLSWQVERQLGRRFRFVDLANDVNNQMPRYVVQRLVEALNNRQRSANGSRVLVLGLAYKRNSGDARESPAVRAAELLLRIGAEVRASDPHVRESVPIDPRVVRVELTAEEIGASDAVVIITDHDAFDYELVRTHARYVLDCRNRLAPGPHIERL, from the coding sequence CGCGGCAGAGGTGGGCCACACCGTGATCGGGTACGACGTCGACGAGGGCCGGATAGGCATGCTCCTGGCGGGCACGTCGTACGTGGAGGACGTGTCCGACGAGCGGCTGGCCTGCGTGGTCGCCGCCGGGACCTACGTGCCGACGGCCAATCCCGCGGACCTGGCCGGTTTCGAGGTGGCCGTGGTGACCGTGCCGACCCCGCTGCTGGAGGACGTGCCCGACCTGTCCTTCGTGGACAGTGCGGCGCTGGCACTGGCGCCGCACGTGACGCGGGGTTCGCTGGTGGTGCTGGAGTCGACCACGTACCCCGGCACCACCCAGGACGTGTTCGGCGCCCTGCTGGAGAAGGAGAGCGGCCTCGCGCCGGGCCCCGACTTCGGCCTGGGGTACAGCCCGGAGCGGATCGACCCCGGCAACCAGTACTGGACGTTCGAGCGGACGCCGAAGCTCGTGTCCGGAGTGGACGCCGACTCCGCGCGCCGGGTGCGGGAGTTCTACGACACCGTGGTCGACACGACCGTGCCGGTGCCCTCGCTCAAGACGGCCGAGCTGGCCAAGCTGATCGAGAACACCTTCCGGCACGTGAACGTCGCACTGGTCAACGAGATGGCGGTGGCCGCCCAGGAGTTGGGCGTCGACATCTGGGACGCCATCGACGCCGCGTCGTCCAAACCGTTCGGGTTCATGCGGTTCACCCCCGGTCCGGGGGTGGGCGGGCACTGCCTGCCGATCGACCCGCGGTACCTGTCGTGGCAGGTGGAGCGCCAGCTCGGCCGCCGGTTCCGGTTCGTCGACCTGGCCAACGACGTGAACAACCAGATGCCGCGGTACGTGGTGCAGCGGCTGGTGGAGGCGCTCAACAACCGCCAGCGGTCCGCCAACGGCTCCAGGGTGCTCGTGCTCGGCCTGGCGTACAAGCGCAACAGCGGCGACGCCCGCGAGTCGCCCGCGGTGCGCGCGGCGGAGCTGCTGCTCCGCATCGGCGCCGAGGTCCGGGCGTCCGACCCGCACGTCCGGGAGTCCGTGCCCATCGACCCGCGGGTCGTGCGGGTGGAGCTGACCGCGGAGGAGATCGGCGCGTCCGACGCCGTCGTGATCATCACCGACCACGACGCCTTCGACTACGAGCTGGTCCGGACGCACGCCCGGTACGTCCTCGACTGCCGCAACCGGCTGGCGCCCGGCCCGCACATCGAACGGCTGTGA
- a CDS encoding MFS transporter: MRTQERSPWVVLSVLLVGFFMTLLDTTIVNIAIPDMVTGLGASLDQVLWFVNAYTLMFAALQLLSGRLGDRLGARTMFIAGLVIFTVASAACGLADTAVQMIVTRAVQGVGAAVLMPQTLALISAVFPPAKRGAAFGVWSSVAGLAIITGPTLGGLLVSTVGWRWIFLINVPLGAFAVVAALVVVPNARSGRQSRLDLPGVLLSTVALFLIIFALIEGQRFKWGAVFSFVTIPMLLVTGVVVFALFLLLQRNRQERDPLLPFQLFRNRVFSISVTLSSVILFASVGLLLPLTIYLQSVLGLSAVMAGLVLVPPSVISLLLSPVAGSLVAKVGGRAILVPGLLLYGGGVGLAGLMAGPDSSPWVLMPGLILFGIGMGVVFPAINTLAMRDVPPPLAGAASGVLATTRQLGTVLGTATVGLLLQSRLASEVTEQAALRAGDVPAEARAGFQDSVATAVDRGLDVGAGRSGGIQLPPGLSPSAAQETTRITHEVFGSGFTTAATWALVLTAVVQLVGMLLAFGLPGRPKPVAPEPAEAPAAVGEGLS; encoded by the coding sequence GTGCGGACGCAGGAACGCAGCCCGTGGGTAGTGCTGAGCGTGTTGCTCGTGGGCTTCTTCATGACACTGCTGGACACGACGATCGTGAACATCGCGATCCCGGACATGGTGACCGGGCTGGGCGCGTCGTTGGACCAGGTGTTGTGGTTCGTCAACGCCTACACCCTGATGTTCGCCGCCCTCCAGCTGCTGTCCGGCAGGCTGGGCGACCGGCTCGGGGCGCGCACGATGTTCATCGCGGGCCTGGTGATCTTCACCGTCGCGTCGGCCGCGTGCGGCCTGGCGGACACCGCCGTCCAGATGATCGTCACCAGGGCCGTGCAGGGCGTCGGCGCCGCGGTGCTGATGCCGCAGACCCTCGCGCTGATCAGCGCGGTGTTCCCCCCTGCCAAGAGGGGCGCCGCGTTCGGCGTCTGGTCGTCGGTGGCCGGGCTCGCCATCATCACCGGTCCGACCCTGGGCGGCCTGCTGGTCAGCACGGTCGGCTGGCGCTGGATCTTCCTCATCAACGTCCCGCTCGGCGCGTTCGCCGTGGTGGCCGCGCTGGTCGTGGTGCCCAACGCGCGTTCCGGCCGCCAGTCGCGGCTGGACCTGCCGGGGGTGCTGCTCTCCACCGTCGCGCTCTTCCTGATCATCTTCGCGCTGATCGAGGGGCAGAGGTTCAAGTGGGGCGCGGTCTTCTCGTTCGTCACCATCCCGATGCTGCTCGTCACCGGCGTCGTGGTGTTCGCGCTCTTCCTGCTGCTCCAGCGGAACAGGCAGGAGCGCGACCCGCTGCTGCCGTTCCAGCTGTTCCGCAACCGGGTGTTCTCGATCTCGGTGACGCTGTCGTCGGTGATCCTGTTCGCGTCCGTCGGCCTGCTGCTGCCGCTCACCATCTACCTCCAGTCCGTCCTCGGCCTCTCCGCCGTGATGGCGGGCCTGGTGCTGGTGCCGCCGTCGGTGATCTCGCTGCTGCTCTCCCCCGTCGCGGGCAGCCTGGTGGCCAAGGTCGGCGGCCGCGCGATCCTGGTGCCCGGCCTGCTGCTCTACGGCGGCGGCGTGGGCCTGGCGGGCCTGATGGCCGGACCCGACTCCAGCCCGTGGGTGCTGATGCCGGGGCTGATCCTGTTCGGCATCGGCATGGGCGTGGTCTTCCCGGCGATCAACACCCTGGCCATGCGGGACGTCCCGCCCCCGCTGGCGGGCGCGGCGTCGGGCGTGCTCGCCACGACCCGCCAGCTCGGCACCGTGCTGGGCACCGCGACGGTCGGCCTGCTGCTGCAGAGCCGCCTCGCCTCCGAGGTGACCGAGCAGGCCGCGCTCCGGGCCGGTGACGTGCCCGCCGAGGCGCGGGCGGGCTTCCAGGACAGCGTCGCCACCGCGGTCGACCGCGGCCTGGACGTCGGCGCCGGGCGGAGCGGCGGCATCCAGCTGCCACCGGGCCTGTCCCCGTCCGCCGCACAGGAGACGACCCGGATCACGCACGAGGTGTTCGGCTCCGGCTTCACCACGGCCGCGACCTGGGCGCTGGTCCTGACCGCCGTGGTGCAGCTGGTCGGCATGCTGCTCGCGTTCGGGCTGCCGGGCAGGCCCAAGCCGGTGGCGCCGGAACCGGCGGAAGCGCCCGCCGCCGTCGGGGAAGGGCTGTCGTGA